A region from the Hydrogenimonas sp. genome encodes:
- a CDS encoding Na+/H+ antiporter NhaA type, translating to MKRLEEFIKKESSAGVLLIFVTIVALILQNSPLSELYSSFLHTPVEVRFGALQIAKPLLLWVNDGLMAVFFFLIGLEVKREVMEGHLSSVRQVALPGIAALGGMVVPALVYILFNKGESFAMNGWAIPTATDIAFALGILSLLGNRVPVSLKIFLMALAIIDDLGAIIIIALFYTSDLSMLSIGVASAALIVLFILNRMGVAKKAAYILVGIVLWVSVLKSGVHATLAGVALAFFIPLKSTASDGKVFSMSKEMEHDLHYWVAFMILPLFAFVNAGVDLRGISVEEMFGPVPMGIMLGLFIGKQLGVFGFSWLAIRFKFATLPEGASWRQLYGVAVLTGIGFTMSLFVDSLAFSDSEVYKYADKLAILLGSFLSGIVGYFILKGTKPASK from the coding sequence ATGAAAAGATTGGAAGAGTTTATCAAAAAAGAGTCGTCGGCGGGAGTTTTGCTGATTTTCGTCACCATAGTGGCGCTGATTTTACAGAACAGCCCCCTTTCGGAGCTTTACAGCAGTTTTCTGCATACACCGGTCGAGGTGAGATTCGGTGCGCTTCAGATTGCCAAACCGCTTCTTCTATGGGTGAACGACGGGTTGATGGCCGTCTTCTTTTTCCTAATCGGCCTCGAAGTGAAGCGGGAAGTGATGGAGGGGCATCTCTCCTCCGTCAGACAGGTGGCGCTTCCCGGTATCGCGGCCCTGGGGGGTATGGTGGTGCCGGCCCTCGTCTATATACTTTTCAACAAGGGTGAATCTTTCGCCATGAACGGCTGGGCCATACCTACCGCTACGGATATAGCATTCGCCCTCGGCATACTCTCGCTGCTTGGAAACCGTGTGCCGGTCTCTTTGAAGATATTTCTGATGGCGCTGGCCATTATCGACGACCTCGGAGCCATCATAATAATCGCACTCTTCTACACCAGCGATCTGTCGATGCTCTCGATAGGTGTCGCTTCCGCCGCACTTATCGTGCTTTTCATACTGAACCGTATGGGGGTCGCGAAGAAAGCGGCCTATATACTGGTAGGAATCGTGCTTTGGGTGAGCGTTCTGAAGTCGGGGGTTCATGCCACGCTTGCGGGAGTGGCGCTCGCATTTTTCATTCCGCTGAAATCTACCGCAAGTGACGGAAAGGTCTTCTCGATGTCTAAAGAGATGGAGCACGACCTTCACTACTGGGTCGCCTTTATGATTCTGCCCCTTTTCGCTTTCGTAAATGCCGGGGTCGATCTCCGCGGAATCTCCGTCGAAGAGATGTTCGGTCCGGTTCCGATGGGTATTATGCTCGGACTTTTTATCGGCAAGCAGCTCGGTGTTTTCGGTTTCAGCTGGCTGGCCATACGCTTCAAGTTCGCCACGCTTCCGGAGGGTGCAAGCTGGAGGCAGCTCTACGGTGTAGCCGTGTTGACCGGTATCGGTTTCACGATGAGCCTCTTCGTCGACTCTCTGGCCTTCAGCGACAGTGAGGTCTACAAGTATGCCGACAAGCTGGCGATACTTCTGGGCTCTTTCCTCTCGGGAATAGTCGGATACTTTATTCTAAAAGGGACCAAACCGGCGTCAAAATGA
- a CDS encoding thymidylate kinase, with amino-acid sequence MSNRLANEESPYLQQHAQNPVDWRPWCDEAFEEAQRLNLPIFLSIGYSSCHWCHVMEREVFENEEIAKFLNENFISIKVDREERPDIDKHYQSVHAFLNQRPGGWPLSIFMTPDKKPFFAGTYIPPVRKYNIMGFMELIEVIHTKWSRTPETIVKNADEIQRFLRPKEGPVKAARLDLSLIDRTVAQCEDLFDSRFGGFSKAPKFPHTSALNLLLEIHLLTKKPEPLRMVETTLKNMAKGGLRDLVDGGFSRYSTDDLWLVPHFEKMTYDNALVCETYIRAYRVTKERFYFDVAEETIAFMKEKMMHDNLFYSASDADSDGAEGTYFIYGYDEVMSALGEEGYSQKEAEEICRALGITPKGSFEGKNIVRNESLADYPWWEDVKTILGKIRASRNYPFIDKKVITSWNAMMVKSLFMAAEIDKRYLGDALASLEALTDLMYKKGQLYHSVLSGGTPRIEAFLEDYAYLGEALLQAYETTLDEKWLRLSEEIAEKATELYYRSGKWLFSRGEFPTEADISDTSYPASSAVITALLLKLGSLVNEKYTHTAFKTLEYNSIKIIKQPMWHATFVSAAIRYLKEDIVIKSLPNRLEEIRDLTYNYGYPYILFKSEALPDFLLCGRSSCFASCKSAEELEAALKARCDTGTESF; translated from the coding sequence GACTCAACCTCCCCATATTTCTGAGCATCGGCTACAGCAGCTGCCACTGGTGCCATGTTATGGAGAGAGAGGTATTCGAAAACGAAGAGATAGCAAAATTTTTGAACGAAAACTTCATCTCCATCAAAGTGGACCGGGAGGAGCGGCCCGATATCGACAAACACTACCAGTCCGTCCACGCATTTTTGAACCAGCGCCCGGGTGGATGGCCCCTCTCCATCTTCATGACCCCGGACAAAAAACCGTTTTTTGCGGGTACCTACATACCGCCTGTACGAAAATACAACATTATGGGCTTCATGGAGCTGATAGAGGTCATTCACACCAAATGGAGCCGAACCCCGGAGACGATCGTAAAAAATGCCGACGAGATCCAGCGTTTTCTGAGACCCAAAGAGGGTCCGGTAAAGGCCGCAAGGCTCGATCTCTCCCTTATCGACAGAACGGTCGCGCAGTGTGAAGATCTTTTCGACAGCAGGTTCGGCGGCTTCTCCAAAGCGCCGAAATTTCCGCATACATCCGCTTTGAACCTGCTGCTGGAGATCCACCTGCTTACAAAAAAACCCGAACCTCTGCGAATGGTCGAAACGACGCTGAAAAACATGGCTAAAGGGGGTCTCCGCGACCTTGTGGACGGCGGCTTCAGCCGCTACAGCACCGACGATCTCTGGCTGGTTCCGCACTTCGAAAAGATGACGTACGACAACGCTCTGGTATGCGAAACCTATATTCGCGCCTACAGGGTCACCAAAGAGAGATTCTATTTCGATGTTGCCGAAGAGACTATAGCGTTCATGAAAGAGAAGATGATGCACGACAACCTCTTTTACAGTGCGAGCGATGCCGACAGCGACGGAGCTGAGGGAACCTACTTCATATACGGCTACGACGAGGTTATGAGTGCGCTCGGGGAAGAGGGATACTCCCAAAAAGAGGCTGAAGAGATATGCAGAGCCCTGGGTATCACCCCGAAAGGCAGCTTCGAGGGAAAAAACATCGTCAGAAACGAGTCGCTTGCCGACTATCCTTGGTGGGAAGATGTGAAAACGATTCTCGGAAAGATCCGCGCATCGCGAAACTATCCATTCATAGACAAAAAAGTCATCACCTCCTGGAACGCCATGATGGTGAAGAGTCTCTTCATGGCGGCCGAGATCGACAAAAGATACCTCGGTGACGCCCTGGCCTCTTTGGAAGCCCTGACGGATCTCATGTATAAAAAGGGGCAGCTCTACCACTCGGTTCTTTCGGGCGGTACACCCAGGATAGAGGCGTTTCTGGAAGATTACGCATATCTTGGCGAAGCACTGCTGCAGGCCTACGAGACGACCCTCGACGAGAAGTGGCTGAGGCTTTCGGAGGAGATCGCCGAAAAGGCGACGGAGCTCTACTACAGGAGCGGGAAGTGGCTTTTCAGCAGAGGCGAGTTCCCTACAGAAGCCGACATTTCGGACACGAGCTATCCGGCAAGCTCCGCCGTTATCACAGCCCTGCTGCTGAAGCTCGGAAGTCTGGTGAACGAAAAGTATACCCACACGGCCTTCAAAACGCTCGAATACAACTCCATAAAGATCATAAAGCAGCCGATGTGGCACGCAACGTTCGTATCTGCCGCGATAAGGTATCTGAAGGAGGATATCGTAATAAAGTCGCTGCCCAACCGGCTTGAAGAGATCAGAGACCTTACCTACAACTACGGGTATCCCTATATACTCTTCAAGAGTGAAGCCCTGCCGGACTTTCTCCTCTGCGGAAGGAGCAGCTGCTTCGCATCATGCAAAAGCGCAGAGGAGCTGGAAGCCGCACTGAAAGCCCGGTGCGACACCGGGACCGAATCATTTTGA